A window from Tenrec ecaudatus isolate mTenEca1 chromosome Y, mTenEca1.hap1, whole genome shotgun sequence encodes these proteins:
- the LOC142435601 gene encoding uncharacterized protein LOC142435601, which yields MDAVVPEDVAVVFSREEWALLDLAQRRLYRDVMMETLKNLTSVVSGNHEEGGKLSSEHITVKFLKNSHCSSVSHQVPVSHGRTGSHENQGRHLRSQTMKNLCESNKVHHCGKIFSQITNLTKPQRNPPKGTISECCKSGKTFGDNSSRRYTTRSHSGCKACQCKECGEASNCPSHLPTPTRTLNEKKPHKCKVCGKDFLCMSALNNSVTTVSGEKHYECNECGKDFCTFSSFGKHMRGHKREGKECRKTCNRPPSLILHKKSRKREKVYVCKECGRGFGDASSLTTHTRIHSGERPYGCKECGKAFSRSFSLTTHMRTHSGEKPYECKECGKTFSQTSALTTHIRTHTGEKPYKCEECGKAFRCSSFLTNHVRIHSGEMPFECKECGKVFRQASDLTTHRRIHSGEKPYECKECGKAFRCSSHLTTHMRTHSGERPYECKECGKAFTDYSALNKHVRTHSGEMPYECKECGKVFRHASNLSTHRRIHSGERPYKCKVCGKAFGRSSHLIAHMRTHSGERPYECKECGKTFGRSYCLSEHVRTHSGERPYDCKECGKAFRCSSDLAKHLRTHSGEKPYECDQCGKVFRQASSLNTHRRTHSGEKPYECDQCGKTFRCSSHLTSHLKTHSGDSARCQPWDVSSLLL from the exons ATG GATGCAGTGGTTCCTGAGGACGTGGCTGTGGTCTTCAGCCGGGAGGAGTGGGCTCTGCTGGACCTCGCTCAGAGGaggctctacagagatgtgatgatgGAGACCTTGAAAAACTTGACCTCAGTAG TCTCTGGAAATCACGAAGAGGGGGGAAAGTTGTCCAGTGAACACATAACGGTGAAATTCTTGAAAAACTCACACTGTTCCTCTGTGTCACACCAAGTCCCTGTGTCCCACGGCAGGACAGGTTCGCATGAAAACCAGGGGAGACATTTGAG AAGTCAGACAATGAAGAACCTCTGTGAAAGTAATAAAGTCCATCACTGTGGAAAAATCTTCAGCCAGATTACAAACTTGACCAAGCCACAAAGAAATCCTCCGAAAGGAACTATTTCTGAATGCTGTAAGTCTGGGAAAACCTTCGGGGATAACTCATCACGTAGGTACACGACCAGATCTCATAGTGGATGCAAAGCCTGCCAGTGTAAAGAATGTGGAGAAGCCAGTAATTGCCCCTCCCACCTACCCACGCCCACGAGAACGCTTAATGAGAAAAAACCCCACAAGTGTAAAGTATGTGGGAAAGACTTTCTTTGTATGTCAGCTCTTAACAATTCTGTGACGACTGTCAGTGGTGAGAAACACTATGAATGTAATGAATGTGGGAAGGATTTCTGTACTTTCTCATCCTTTGGGAAACACATGAGAGGTCATAAgcgtgagggcaaagaatgtcgtAAAACCTGTAATCGTCCTCCATCCCTCATTTTACATAAAAAATCCCGAAAGAGAGAGAAGGTGTATGTCTGTAAGGAGTGCGGGAGAGGCTTTGGCGATGCGTCGTCCCTCACTACACACACGCGAatccacagtggagagaggccttacggATGTAAGGAATGCGGGAAAGCCTTTAGTCGTTCCTTCTCTCTCACCACACATATgcgaactcacagtggagagaagccTTACGAATGTAAGGAATGCGGGAAAACCTTTAGTCAAACCTCAGCCCTCACGACACATATCAGaactcacactggagagaaaccataCAAGtgtgaggaatgtgggaaagctttccGGTGCTCCTCGTTCCTAACAAATCACGTAAGAATTCACAGCGGAGAAATGCCTTttgagtgtaaggaatgtgggaaagtctTTAGGCAGGCATCAGacctcacgacacacagaagaaTCCACAGTGGGGagaagccttatgaatgtaaggaatgtgggaaagcctttcggTGTTCCTCACACCTTACTACACATATGCGAACTCACAGTGGTGAGCGGCCCtatgaatgtaaagaatgtgggaaagcctttactgATTATTCAGCCCTCAATAAGCATGTACGAACTCACAGTGGGGAgatgccttatgaatgtaaggaatgcggGAAAGTCTTCAGGCATGCCTCAAATCTCAGTACACATAGaagaattcacagtggggagaggccttataaatgtaaagtatgtgggaaagcctttggtCGTTCCTCACATCTCATTGCACACATGCGAACTCACAGTGGTGAgagaccttatgaatgtaaggaatgtgggaaaacctTCGGTCGTTCCTATTGCCTCTCTGAACACGtcagaactcacagtggagagaggccttacgactgtaaggagtgtgggaaagcctttaggtGTTCTTCAGACCTGGCCAAACATCTAAGAACCCACAGTGGAGAGAAGCCCTATGAATGTGATCAATGCGGGAAGGTCTTTAGGCAAGCCTCAAGCCTCAATACCCATAGAAGAACCCACAGTGGAGAGAAGCCCTATGAATGTGATCAATGCGGGAAAACCTTCAGGTGTTCCTCACACCTCACTTCACATCTAAAAACTCACAGCGGAGATTCTGCTCGGTGTCAACCATGGGATGTTTCGTCCTTACTGCTGTGA
- the LOC142435607 gene encoding translation machinery-associated protein 7-like has protein sequence MSGREGGKKKPLKQPQKQNKETDEEEKAFKQKQKEEQKKLEELKAKAAGKGPQATGGIKKSGKK, from the coding sequence ATGTCGGGTCGCGAAGGTGGCAAGAAGAAGCCCCTGAAACAACCCCAGAAGCAGAACAAGGAGACGGACgaggaagagaaggctttcaagcagaaacagaaggaagaacaaaagaaattGGAGGAGCTAAAGGCGAAGGCCGCGGGGAAGGGGCCCCAGGCCACAGGTGGAATTAAGAAATCTGGCAAAAAGTGA